atgatgttttgagggtatgaaaccccggattgcacatcgttgtgctatattgaggtgacacacacgcttgatgacgagcacagggtcgtgcactattggggattgtgacttagtccatcccgaatgactattttaccgcgtatttgactgaaatctatttgctatcatcattatttgagataaatgccatatttgagcctcgtgccaactatttgaacccttaggagatttttattgatatttcctcactgttttgactttatacttaaaCTGAGTCATGTTAAATTCCATTGTTTTCATAatcagccatgtttactatgttttaacacttaaatgattttaaatgataattgggctgagaatcatgttttactacaGCGGAGtgacttgtgaggatttttgactgagtaaggtcgatggcttatgttgtgaggaaactctaatcatgatttgaggccaagggcctgagatatgtacgccacgaggtggcttgttaatatgaggtcgagagcctagtgatgatgccacgagatggtttgatatcgcgcttgggccgtaaggggccatttcaggagtctgcacacctccagtgagcgcgggtacacATTATAACGTGAGatgtagcctgaggggctggtattgttccgagatattgcccgagggatggatttgttgatactatgcccgaggggcgaacctttatgtgtttatctttcttatttgtctgtcattatCTGTTTAATTGTTAAGAAGGTATTtcctgaagtttaaactgaacttaaaTGATTATTCGTATCTTTACTATTTCACTGTTTCttctggttttactgcttcattatagcatgtaatgtgtcttacgtgatttcctgatttcagtttttatttatgattattactcactgagttggagtactcactttactccttgcaccctgtgtgcagattcaggcgatgctgatcctgctagtgcgagttgagagctccctgcagacttcggagtccacgaggtagctgcttggcgtcctcAGTCCggtgtttctccccctttatcatttctatctcttatcagacatttTGTAATAGCTTATAATAGACTTTTCAAACTTGTATTAGGATTgatagatgttcatgactagtaacaccccggtatcaggctgtgttgggttgtattccgcaaattatgctTTTATCTGTTACTTTAAGATTCTATATTATGCTTTAGACTTATTTCTAATggtttaactatttaaaaatgaaatgggaagtgtcgacTGGTCTTGTCTTcgcgagaggcaccatcacgaccgggtctggatttggggtcgtgacacattcttctcttaaactataactgttagctcccatagggcataactaagatgggtgtggccaattttatatatctttgttattgttgaaagtaactcaaaatgcttatatttctctgcatAAATTGCAAATACTGATATTCTCTAAGTGGGTaccttgtacccttcttcaccttgcttcttttacttgttgaaacttgtatttaccttctgattctcttattgtttTTTACCATATAGGTGGATTAGATATTTATGCCTTAGgactccttatcaagaaacttacacgtcttagtacacacatgatctgctgaagacctcacatttactcatcataagcatgatgcaaaatcgagttcctctggcTCAATTCTTCCACAACCATATctaatctcttaccaactatctttatagatgtaggtatcgttacattacgaataaaatagaatttaggagtttgaattcttacaactaagctctaccacaaAAAAGActacagtcctaaatgccctgtagcctcctgtttataagtgtggtgcacaatacactcataaacaagactctactagacacgacttctagactccctaggaaagaactgctctgataccgcttctgtcacgacccaaaccaaaggGACGCGACGAGCACCTGGTGCCTAACTCAACTAAGTGCCAATGTAACGTATTCTTCTTATCATACTATTATGGGTAAATGAGCCGAAAATGCCGTCATAAGATAACTAGAATTATACATAAGAGAACACAAGACATAGGACAATCCAACATGGTCTAGAAACTTATACAcgtgatatacgggcctataagaccgaaATGATCATttatacactcaaaacataggccgacaaggccatacaatcatccatATACATGCCATTTATCTACAAGaatctaagagtacataaacttCATAAAGGTCGGGCCAGggccccaggcaaaagggacatcagtacaaataaagtaccgagtatgtaagacatgaaaaacagtacataaaagacatgaaagaaacatggagtaaaggactcaacctgtaagtctaaatagctCAGTGAATCATGAAGCTTTTATAGTGTcatacatatgcgtataaatataatatcatgcataggtatatgcgtacataacatcctCAAGCCTCTGAGGAATcctatcatatcatatcggcctcagtgggcgaaatcatcaacgtatactagttgATCAGGCGGTGGTGTGTATATAGtgtcataacctttccccataccccatatacatataatttacatttatataacaccatctgataatgggtcaatgtacatgtataaatgaatgcaatgcataaagaAGTAATTATATAAGATCTCTtgaaatgtcataagatcaatatgcattcggctaatatcataaaataaaacattatcaacttacgtattttctaagacccatgaacaaacgatataataataggacacatggggaatcaagaacataggcacccctagtacttctaagaatagaatcatttgtgaaagttccaagtttgctcgtttcgtttgtatcataagatcatgccaaaaggaaagaagggatagccttaatgtACCTTATCACAGTCTGTCCAGTGACCAGGTTGAACTCATCTCGACGCactttaatatataaaaatagtaataatactATTGTTAAGCTACGAATGATGCAACTATCGTACAACgaatgacaagcttattttatattaaaatggaCAGCATCTCCCATGTTTTCCTTGCTTTACCCAAGTCCATCAAAACAACAAGAACACATAAAACCTTCAACTATATACCTTCAGCACCACAACACACCTGACAGCCGAACAACACCAATCAATCTACATAACAACAAGTGCACAAATGTCACTAACGAGACTACTATTTAACCTGACGAGCGGCAAGCTTGGATTGGAACCAAATCCCAACTCTTTTACTCATCCCCCTATACTTACAACACCATCAAAAGGTCCAAAATATAAACATATATATTGACATGACATTCCAACCTTTTATCCATCATAAAAGTAACATCAAACAACCtaacaagatataacaatatGGACAACTTCTAGGTATTGTGTGGTTGCTTCTTCTCATATttacaacatcatcaacatactcAACATATTGACAAGAATAACAACAATAAGAACATTATAGCCAAGCTATTCCCCATGATTTCCATACATATGAAGCCATATacacaactccaaaatagtccaaaaaAGAGACAACAGCTTCTTATACAACTTTAAGTTCTATCttgtaattcttcatccaaataacttaatAGATAATCTTAAGCCCAAGAAATAgggtgttatacataccttaaataaTCAGAAAAAACTCGAAGCAAAGCTTCTCTTAACTTACAAGCACCCTTAAATacatcacaacaccatagagactctcttcttcacttaggctaacttTTGAGGCTAGGTTTAGGTAAAACCACCTTAGATTCGACTTGGAACCTTGTAGAACTGCTAGGGAAGTGTTGAGAGAGTTTGATAACTATCtcgaaaatgaccaaaaatgagccgtccaacccctttAAAATGTTCAAGGGTTGTCCactgcctaagtgggtcccattgggagttGCTTGCGCGGTCTCACGAAAATGTGAATATCTTTTTACTCGGctatcgtatcgacgaacggtttaatgcgttagaaactagactcatagaacTTCAATTTTGAGGGTTGATCATCCCATAATTTCAAGTGTAtttggagaaaagctcagctacatttgacctaataatGTTCAACACATTTATAAATGTAACTTCTGATGagctttgccaacttttgttccataactcgcttgacttcaaaacataatatacgactatcatacgactaaaataactcataacataacctccttataatgttaataaccctagaatcaccccaaaagtacatgttataacactTCCAACTTTTCGACATtcaatgaaacttattttcttcaatttgtttagcttctaagcctttcaaccctcttggtacttgttatctatTATCTTAAATATAGATTTTAGTCTTATTTTCATATCTTTTGTCAGACCCCAGTGATCTTCGCAAATCAAACTTCCACCTAGCAAATGTGAAAAaaatcttgcatttgcgagacctgcagcaCCAGTTCAAAAACCAGCAAAACTAAAACTCTTCAACCACTCCAAAAtgcatctgaaactcatccgagccctcggggctccaaatcaaacatccttacaagtctaaaaatatcatacaaactcgctcgcgtaatcaaaatatcaaaataacatccagaACCATGAATCAGACataaaaaatgcatgaaatttacattaaaacttaagaacttcaaaaaaaCACAACCACGAgcccgattcctatcaaatcaacacAAAATGATGCCAAAATTTAcaaacaagttctaaatagcaaaacaaacctattttaaGTCCCAAAATTAAAATTCGAACCCGATAACCATAGTCAAACCTAaggaatttctaaaccttcaaattgccaactttcaacaagacgtgccaaatcaacctagggattTTCGAATTTAATtctgagcatacgcccaagtccaaaagcacaatacgaacctatcagagccatcaaaacactGTTCTGGAGTCGTTTTCACAAAAATCAAACCTCGGTTtatatttccaacttaagctcctaaaatgagaatcactcatccaaataaattccaaaacaatcaaaaatacacacaagtcataatacacaatatgaagccACTCAAGAACTCGAACCACTAAACAGAACGCTAAAGCTCacaacgaccggtcggatcgttacaattatAAATACTATATAACGAACTTACCTAAAGTCTTCGTCTTTGCATGCAGTAAGTTACTTTAAATTTAACTATTGCAGAATGTAGTAATATTGACTTTTCTATTTGAATGATTGTTGTATTTACTTCGACATCAATTGTTATTATACATAATTCATTTTTATTCTATATTCTATATACTTTTTTATTGATCGACGTAGAATTCACGTGCAATGCACGTACTCTTAAATTAGTTAAAAGAAAAGTGTGTGGCATGATAAATTAACTCCGAAAATTCTTAAacgtttatttattatttttttcaatttgagTGGACGAATAAAGCGATAATATAGGTCAATCACTTTCTCTACCCCGTTAAAGGGGAGTGCCTAAAGACAGCCAATGAGTTAGTTCCAAGTGGACTACTACTATAGGACGGGTAACTAGCTAGAAGTTTGTAGAAGAAGTTTGACTTTGTCGCTGGGATTCCGGGACCTACATCTCGAGACCATTTCGGCCTATTCATGGCTAATGTTGAATTGTACTTTCCACAACATATTTTCTCACATGGacaactatatgttgcactttcaagggGTATATCAATTTCATAAATAAAGGTTTATTGATTATGACAgaacaaataacatacaccaagAAACATTGTCTATAAAGAGATATTAGATATATGATACAACAACATaacatattattatttataaatatccATAATTATAAATACTATATAACGAACTTACCTAAATTCTTCGTATTTGCATGCAATAAGTTCTTTTAAATTAACTATTGCATAATGTAGTAatattgatttttctatttaatGAATGTTGTATTTACCTAGAAATCAATTGCTACTatacataatttatttttattctatATTCTATATATGTTCTTATTGATAGATGGAAAATTCACATGTAACGCACTACTCTAAAATTAGTAAAAAAAAGTGTAAGGTACAATAATTTAACTCTGAAAATTCTTAaacgtttatttttaaaaatattcagTTTGAGTGGACGAAGAAAGAGATAATATAGGTCAATCACTTTCTCTACCCCATTAAAGGGAGGTGCCTAAAGGCAACCAATGAGTGAGTTCCAAGTGGACTACTACTTTAGGACGGGTAACTAGCTAGAAGTTTGTAGAAGATGTTAGAGAGTGCTATACAAATTGCAATTTTGATAATGTTGGTAATATGATATCGACAGGAGAAATGCGACGTGTAAAAGAAGACCAATTTGTGGGGCCTTTCACAAATATTATTAAAAGGATCATGCAGCAAATTGGATGAAACATTTAGTAGCTAAGAGTAGAAACAGCAGAAGAAGAGTAAGTAATTAGTGATGGCAGTTAGTGCGGTGAGGAGTTCATTTAGTCTCAAGCCCTCTCCCTTCACTGTGGAAAAGAGAGCAGCGCGTGGCCTGCCATCACTAGGAAGGTCTTCATCCTCCAGCTTCAGAGTTGAGGCCAGTGGTGGCAAGAAGATCAAGACCGACAAGCCTTATGGTCCGTCTGTCTAACTTCTAGTGTGTTCAGCACGAAAATCATTTTTTACGAAAAATATACTCTTTGTTCCAGTTATGTGAGCTACCtattttttttgtctattttaaaaagaattattcctttttaaatttggtaataattttatttaaacttacaattttaccCTAATAAGAAACTtttataattacacaaatattttggaccctttttgatttgtttaggatcacaaatttcaaaaaaaattcattttttcttaaattttgtgcccaatcaaacaggttcacataaattaaaacagagaTAATACTATTTTAGACgtttttggaaaatatatttGGTACTAAAATGTCTATATATACTAGTTGGAGTAATTAATGACATTTAGGAAAGTTATTTGCTCTCTTACTCTTACGAGGAAATTAAACACTCGAAAATGACTTTATTGctgaattttctttctttttttattttttatttttgcaaaatgagcTTTGTCATACCAGATACATTCCCAATCAACTACAGTTTTGGTATATTTGGCCCTGCATGTTTCCATTTTCACTCTTCATTTTGTCCAGCGTTTTAGACTTTTAGATTAGGCTGTCCTTTTACAATATATagattcttattttttattttccttggTAGAGTCTTTCAGTGTGGTTTTTCCTTTTGATTACTGTGAATACATCTGAAAGAGATACTTAGAATATTATGCAAAAAAATATTTTGCTGATTGATATGACAATTGGTGTGTAAATTAATTAGGAATTAATGGAGGCATGAACTTGGAAGATGGTGTTGATGCCTCGGCCGTAGGGCAAAGGTTTGTTCCTATACTTGACACTCTTTCTCTACATAACATCTCATGCACATTTtatcttttaaattaataaaaaatcgTGACCACATGGGAAAACGGAGCAAGAATGTTACCTCGGTCAATCCCAATAACTTTgtttatttatattaagaaacaTTAAATATGCGAAAAAGATTTATATTCAAAACACAGTTACTAACCCTTAATGTTACTGCTACCCTAGAATTTAGAACCAATAAAGCATTTAGAACCAATAAAGCTCAAGTCGAGGCGTCTTTGAAAAAGATAGACACTGTTTCTTGGTGATTGCATTTGTTCGATGGCACCTCCCCCTCCCCCTTTTTTTGTTTTCCTCAGTTCCCGGTAGCATTGGCTGACACTTAAATCTAACATGATCATTAGGAAAATCATATCTGAATTTTCAAGAAGATTGTGTAGAAAACTAATTTGTTTATGTAAAGCAATTGTTAGGATTATGTAATTAAAGGAATGGTGTAGAAGTAGAAAAACTTTATGAGATCTTTACGTATTGATGAAAAAACTATTATGGAGTAATAAAGTTACTAAATATGGAGTAATAAAGTTACTATCACATGTAGTCATATTAAAATGGTGGCTATGTGCAGGGAAAGGGTGTTTATCAATTCGTGAACAAATATGGAGCTAATGTTGACGGATACAGGTTGGTGATTCTGATTATATTCCCAATAGTAGATAATGATACCCCATAGATTACTCTAAAAATGAAGCAATAATTCATATAAATACTTTGATTAAAATGCAGTCCTATCTATAACCCAGATGAATGGTCCCCGAGTGGCGATGTCTACGTTGGCGGTATgacttcaattattattattaatatttttaattctaACAATAAAATAACCAAGCTTTCATTTCTTTCCTAAATAATGTAGTCAGTATAATTGAAAATTGCAGGTACCACTGGCTTAGCCATTTGGGCTGTCACGTTGGCTGGCATTCTTGCAGGAGGTGCACTACTTGTATACAACACAAGTGCTTTGGCACAGTAGATCATTATGCCTACATCAATTAAGTTGTGTCCCAGCTTGCATTGTCAAAATATTTTGTAACATAAAGCAATGATGAATGCAGGAATTTGGCTAAGAATATTCAAGatttaatatatatgtataaataatatagTAGTATTTAACTTGATCTTATCTTATTACTATAGTTTCTGCCTCGGTTACATCCAATATGCATGCATGTTGTTTTGTTTTGATTACTGGATGATGAGATTTAAACTTCTTTTCTTCAGATACTTCTAGTTGCGGAAAAACCAACGGGTCAATTAAatccaaaatataaaataataacacCATCTTTAACTTATTTGTGGTTGTAAGAATCTTTCCATAAGACCGTTCAGGTTAACTGTTCATACTTCTCATATATATAGGAGTATATAAGTATATCAAAATTTAGACATCAAATTCGCTATGTGCTTCTATCTTCATAAATAGGTAATGAATTACGATATGATCTGTCATAGCCAACAGTTTGACAAAATGTGTTAAGACACACAGGGCGGGGCTAGGATTTGAATATTATGGGTTCGGGACTATAATtcttttaagttattgggttctaaagtaataatttatatatatttattgaattttttaataaaaatacagAGTTTGAATAAAAGCTATTGAATTCGACCGAATCAACAACcagtggttgtgtccgttggtaGAACAAGATGTGCcaaactcaaataaatatctgATCCGATAAATATCTAATGTTTAATTCAGCATTAAAATATTTATTGAAGTTAAAAAGATGAGCACCAAAATAATATAATACTATATATTTGGAAGACATGGAGAAAGGAATAGTAAGGGGAAGATTTTTAGTAAAAGAGAAGGTGGAGAATTTGTTTGGGAAAAAAATATGTAATAGGCTAATCTCACTATACTCTGTTTGACATGACATTTAAATTTGAGGGAGCAAAGagcttcttttttaaaaaaaaatacaattttcCTAACGTACCCTAAAATTTTTTTACTGTACAAATAGTAACTTAAAAATATTTATGTGTAGTGGTAAATTTTTGTCCTACCCCTgaggccaaaaaaaaaaaaaagaatgggtTAATATAGCTCTGAGATTCTGATTCTTTGGTTGTTGAATTATTGGAGTAAGAGAGTGTAGCTTTCATATATGCAAAACACACCCCATTTGAAAGATGTCTTCTTGCTCTTTGGGGAGTGAAGGTTGAACATTGCCTTAAATGAGATTGTGatggatattttttttttttttggtttgtctAATTATTCGATATTTGAACTTACTGGACCGACTGATACAAATTCATATTACGTAGGATTTAATAAAGGAGAAAATAATCCCTAGTAAGATTTTTTTCCATTCTATAAATTCGAACTCAGAATATTTGATTTAAatgaacaaataaaaaaatatttaccaCTCTTTAGGCACGTCATGCCTACACTTTGCCTGCTTGTTCTGCATATTTCGCTTTGGTgtttcttcttgtattt
Above is a window of Nicotiana tabacum cultivar K326 chromosome 8, ASM71507v2, whole genome shotgun sequence DNA encoding:
- the LOC107817673 gene encoding photosystem II 10 kDa polypeptide, chloroplastic-like, encoding MAVSAVRSSFSLKPSPFTVEKRAARGLPSLGRSSSSSFRVEASGGKKIKTDKPYGINGGMNLEDGVDASAVGQRERVFINS